Proteins encoded by one window of Trueperaceae bacterium:
- a CDS encoding ABC transporter substrate-binding protein → MTQSTRRLLAALAAVLTLVAGAAFAQTELRMTWYDDGSESEVMSELVERFEAENPDIDVVIDVVPYSSGILESLPLQLASGQGPDVARVTDLGGLQEYFLDLRPYLDDPGYWDANFGPFHDWMRPDGSDAIPGFMTQLTVTGPYVNATLFEQAGVEMPGEGATWEDWAAATNEVADATGVFAMAMDRTGHRLAGPAISMGAQYFDENGDPVVTDDGFRRMAELMVDWHADGTMIPDVWIGSQGSYVAGNEQFVNGQVALYMSGSWQIGQFTELIGDAFDWKAVPNPCGPSGACTGMPGGAALVGIADTDHPEEVARLMDFLAQEEQLAEFYGRTLFIPGHLGLAEGGVDFDADLPATQDALSQFAAEVPKLADAAYALQGYQYNRVVFDATRDRLTQVFVGELTLDQAIERMQRDIDEQIADAQ, encoded by the coding sequence ATGACCCAGTCCACCCGACGTCTTCTCGCCGCGCTCGCCGCCGTTCTGACCCTGGTGGCCGGCGCCGCCTTCGCGCAGACCGAACTGCGCATGACCTGGTACGACGACGGCTCCGAATCCGAAGTCATGAGCGAACTCGTCGAGCGCTTCGAGGCCGAGAACCCCGACATCGACGTCGTCATCGACGTCGTGCCGTACTCGAGCGGCATCCTCGAGTCGCTGCCGCTGCAGCTGGCCTCCGGGCAGGGCCCCGACGTCGCCCGCGTCACCGACCTGGGCGGCCTGCAGGAGTACTTCCTCGACCTGCGCCCCTACCTCGACGACCCCGGCTACTGGGACGCCAACTTCGGGCCGTTCCACGACTGGATGCGCCCCGACGGCTCCGACGCCATCCCCGGCTTCATGACGCAGTTGACGGTCACCGGCCCCTACGTCAACGCCACCCTGTTCGAGCAGGCCGGCGTCGAGATGCCCGGCGAGGGCGCGACGTGGGAGGACTGGGCGGCGGCGACCAACGAGGTGGCCGACGCGACCGGCGTCTTCGCGATGGCGATGGACCGCACCGGGCACCGCCTGGCCGGCCCCGCGATCAGCATGGGCGCGCAGTACTTCGACGAGAACGGCGACCCGGTCGTCACCGACGACGGCTTCCGCCGCATGGCGGAACTGATGGTCGACTGGCACGCCGACGGCACCATGATCCCCGACGTGTGGATCGGTTCGCAGGGCAGCTACGTCGCCGGCAACGAACAGTTCGTCAACGGCCAGGTGGCGCTCTACATGTCCGGCAGCTGGCAGATCGGTCAGTTCACCGAACTGATCGGGGACGCCTTCGACTGGAAGGCCGTGCCGAACCCCTGCGGCCCCAGTGGCGCCTGCACCGGCATGCCCGGCGGCGCGGCCCTCGTCGGCATCGCCGACACCGACCACCCCGAAGAGGTCGCGCGCCTGATGGACTTCCTGGCGCAGGAGGAGCAGCTCGCGGAGTTCTACGGCCGCACGCTGTTCATCCCCGGCCACCTCGGCCTCGCCGAGGGCGGCGTCGACTTCGACGCCGACCTGCCCGCGACGCAGGACGCCCTGTCGCAGTTCGCGGCGGAGGTGCCCAAGCTCGCCGACGCGGCGTACGCCCTGCAGGGCTACCAGTACAACCGCGTCGTGTTCGACGCCACCCGCGACCGCCTCACGCAGGTGTTCGTCGGGGAGCTGACGCTCGACCAGGCGATCGAACGCATGCAGCGCGACATCGACGAACAGATCGCCGACGCCCAGTAA